The region AACTTGCTCTTTTTTGATTCTGATACCCCGTCCGCTTGCGGCGGGGTAGTTCATTTTTGAAGAAAAGTTTGGATCATCAGCACAAGGATTTATCCAGGTACACCACTTAAAGCCACTATCAGAAATCCAGGTAGAGTATGAGGTTGATCCGATTGCTGATCTCCGCCCAGTTTGTCCTAATTGCCATGCCATGATTCATTTAGGTGGCAAGACAAGGAGTATTGAAGAAGTACAATCCTG is a window of Synechococcales cyanobacterium T60_A2020_003 DNA encoding:
- a CDS encoding HNH endonuclease, which codes for MFEEKFGSSAQGFIQVHHLKPLSEIQVEYEVDPIADLRPVCPNCHAMIHLGGKTRSIEEVQSWLQC